A window of Ascochyta rabiei chromosome 6, complete sequence genomic DNA:
ACAAGATACACACTGTGCAACCTTTGGGCAAGACACTAGGATAGGAGCGTACCTTCAGGTGATGAGGTGCTCGACGCAACCTTGGGAATTTGTGCGCACATATCATCGGCCCATACTCACTGGCAGAGGACAGCAAAGACTCAGCGTCAGTGCGACCACAAATTCGACGGCAAAGCCGAGATGACCAGAGATGCTTCGGAGAGGTGGTGGAGGTCGAGGAGTGAGAATGACCTACGGCGGCACACATCTAGTCACCCCGAAATGTGCAGCATTCAACGGCATGTCAGAGATGTAAATTTTATCTAAATGAAACTAGAAGCAGGGGTATGAGAAACTGGCAGAACAACATGTGCATGAAGCGTCTTCACAATTCGAACTATTATAGTACAGTCATGATCGTAAACGTGGTGGGAGTCGAAAAGCTCGGTCCCAGCGTGCAGAGTCGCCAAGGCTATATGAGAGAAAAAGCAAGAACGCCCATCATGATAGGAGCCCCCGATGGCCCCAAATCGCGCAAACATTCATGAAATACGTAAATGCCCAGAGTCAAATCAACCATAACGCCCATATTTTGACTGACCAGATGCTCTCAATTGCAACCGCAAGAGAATGAAATGTAATGGTATCGGCGTCCTTCTACACCAAACACGCCTCCCTAATGCTTATGGTGGAATAAATGTGCAAGAAGCACAAGATCGGCAAGACTGATAGCAAATGATCTGCAAACTTATCGGATGACACCCCAGCTCTCCATACTGCTGAGTCCGCCTGTGCGCTCTTTCTTCTTGAAGGCGTTCCAGAAACGGAGTGTTTCATCGCCAGCGCCTGTGACAATGACTTGGCCGTCGGGACTCATCGCAAGGTACAACACACGATAGGTATGTCCTGTCAATGAGACAACTTGCTGCATGCTTGGGTACTTCCAGACAATGATCTGATTTTGACTGTATCCATGTGTCGAGACGATCTCGTTGCTGTTTTTCGACCACGCTAGGTTACACACTTGGCTGCCGGTATCGAGGCTTTGTAGCAAGTTTGCAGGCGGTGCTGGCGAAGATGGTAGATTGGCGGAGCTAGAAGCCGACGCAGCTGCCGATGCCGCAGCAAGGGATGAAGCTGAGGGCCCGCTTGGCGAGATCAATGTATTCCAGAATTTGATGGTTCGATCCGCGGTACCACCACCGCTAGCTAAAAGGCCACGCTGATGAGGACTCCAGGCGATGGCCTTAACAGCAGCCTGATGTTCACTCCATTTAAACGTAGGTTCTGCGTTGAGCTTGTCCCAGACCATCAGCTTGTTGTCGTTGCCTCCAGAAGCAAGCTGTTGGTCTTCATGATTCCACTTCAGGCCACAAATTTCTTGCTTGTGACCAACGAGTTTCCGGAGCCATTGGTCGGGTTGTCGTACGTCGCGATGGTAAATGATGCGATCTCTCGAACCCGAGGTAAGTATGTGTTCGTTCCACGCAAGGGCACCCACACGAGCCGTGTGGCCCATCATCGTTCGCAGCCGGCGCTGGGTATGTGCATCCCAAATCTGAACTTGACCTTTGTTCGTGCCGATTGCAATGTGTGAGCCTCGCTGTATCCAGTTGACACTGGTCACTGAATCATCCTGAAGCTCACAGAGTTTGGTCACACGGCCGCTACTCGAATTCCACATGTAAACACAGGATCCTAGGCCGACGCCAAGCGTGTTTTGACTGCCCCAGTCAACGAGGTTGAGGTAAAAGTCGTCTGCCAGATCTGGCGCGTCGAGTACCTTGTACGGTACTTTGGAGACGGCGCGCGGCGCTCGTTGGGGGCTGAGAAGCATACGCTGACTGCTGTATTTGATGGGTGATAAGCTGTATATGTCTGCACGCGCATTGAGGTTGAGCACGCCATGCCGACTTGATGGCGTTCGCGATGGCGTCGGTTGGCCGGAGTAAGAGAAGAGATTCTTGTGTGGTGTTGATGGAGTCCCGCTAGGTGGTGGTAACGAGCTTGTGGTCCTGGTTGGCGGAGTATGTGAACGTGCTCCAGAGCGCATTGTGGTGGCACTGTCAGCGGGCGACAAGCGCTGTGACAAAGCTTGGGGAACCGAGTTTTCGAACATCTCCTGGCGCAGTACTGCTGAGTACGTCCGATTCGCTTCTTCAGCTAGGAAACGAGTCAGCCGCGCTGTGTAGGGTGAGACTTTGTGGTCAA
This region includes:
- a CDS encoding substrate-specific activator of APC-dependent proteolysis, whose translation is MARHEPVEQSTETAHDDGTATPTLISPPESKTPPTASHKRNQTLGRNSEPVDASALSKALKDFEQAGKARERTPIASPSRKRPRIQGDRFIPNRAGQDLQASFNLLHDDGSPATPSKSKRTPHNELHFQKTEEANRTYSAVLRQEMFENSVPQALSQRLSPADSATTMRSGARSHTPPTRTTSSLPPPSGTPSTPHKNLFSYSGQPTPSRTPSSRHGVLNLNARADIYSLSPIKYSSQRMLLSPQRAPRAVSKVPYKVLDAPDLADDFYLNLVDWGSQNTLGVGLGSCVYMWNSSSGRVTKLCELQDDSVTSVNWIQRGSHIAIGTNKGQVQIWDAHTQRRLRTMMGHTARVGALAWNEHILTSGSRDRIIYHRDVRQPDQWLRKLVGHKQEICGLKWNHEDQQLASGGNDNKLMVWDKLNAEPTFKWSEHQAAVKAIAWSPHQRGLLASGGGTADRTIKFWNTLISPSGPSASSLAAASAAASASSSANLPSSPAPPANLLQSLDTGSQVCNLAWSKNSNEIVSTHGYSQNQIIVWKYPSMQQVVSLTGHTYRVLYLAMSPDGQVIVTGAGDETLRFWNAFKKKERTGGLSSMESWGVIR